In bacterium, a single genomic region encodes these proteins:
- a CDS encoding DUF2341 domain-containing protein gives MKIIKYCVLGATWLALFGAVSPADAAYQMPVTFTGYTNRTEALTNFPVLVVLSNNVGNSGFNFSAMPFLSTNGWDLRFKENLADTGSLNYEIESFTAGSVAYVWVQVPVIPTNGTGSLWVTWGNSSNSSQLACTTNGAVWGSRYAAVWHLPDSATLTANDATTNNNKCTPYGGVSATVGVVAGGASFNGSSGYMRTDANILLSSVQKLTVSLWLKQTVYDGNWGVLAELSPNCNSFPDGSFWIIPSGGSDFEINPYGPGPTYNQTGFTQPSAAAWHYYTFVLDRASTTPQVRAIYVDGVSQLLTTINSTLAAGTYFKDEILYFMSRGGSSLFNGGQLDEIRFQKEVVSSNWVWACYQTMASNGSFNAYGAAEDTNLTAPGISMQPADQYVPVGQAATFSAMASGARPLSYQWRVNGVGRSGATNASYTTPAVSAGDAGTGFDVMVANSLGSVTSSVATLYLNQLPSVSLTNPVAGTAFRTTDEITLMATAEDPDGSVTNVAFYAGATKLADDTVAPFTYTWAGMGAGSYALTAIATDNHGKTATSGMATVTVRVVSSYTGFNSARSGTAEVIPLEATVVEVPPQISIKTYVGGVFDIYRKDYTNTSWGTALATNVALTAGAVWVDSTVVTEVLYEYKWVNTTGSTYNTIKPTGYILSGIRVDQTQPKGRLALVVATDVPVALPAEYAQFKNDLRADGWMVHEIPVARAAGYNVTGSNFLSTLSIAPGATSYYNGDAVTITNASGSMVPGTVVADASHVLTGLTLGYGGSGFTVGESLAILTPVRLEIVSGGAGYAQWSSVSIVTSAGNSGNWVSAVDSNGVVTSINVTVWAGININSRLLRTYANGEVVTNITTTGGGTGLTLRVVYGSGTPVTVASVGTGTPPDNLAIRSQIQALYNAYPGELKNVILLGKVPVTRSGLYDIYGADGHGNECAYGTDAFYADMDGTWSDTNNNYTTQTGGDQLNGPRDGKFDQRKIFETGPGGTNGAVELGFGRIDLTAGIVNDVEALRNYFNKLHRYKVASADFRPGRYVCDRMFYPNVSETACMSMPAVVGMTNIEAITSASLPVSDGDADQLYSAINGPYLFYFKGSGAPGYGEGGKAVFWTGMQSGWGYWYEAVWLSSGGNAMQLRLSEESYTLSFTWSIWGLRYIYHRMAMGFDAGDMMRQSINNNGWSTSGTYSYKYDNVSNGDFHGSLYMDHMGDPTLRLYMFSPPSKLAVVKSTDHPALAWTASPETGVAGYHVYRSPGGTGTYQRLTSTPLAALAYDDSSVTSGQYTYMVRAVRLETTGAGTFYNPSLGIEQAIDLSGAPAVVSIVTTSLVAAAWKTSYSQPLVAQGGYPWFGWTVVAGALPTGMVLTTEGVISGAPAVAGEFAFTVRATDRVGTFAEQALNLEVGFNDANVLYPEATTYTASSVPTLNFGVSETTVILGNQGAYGALVETYHRYNLSGLNVHNGFVKATLQLYVTSETLPGTHSLVESHLVDDTLDGWGETTMVYTNRPTLYNPTTSTLWAASEPVAGSVLELDVTPYVAETLANDPAKLMSLHVFTKTPRGVSFGSRRSYGLAKPRLVLETSDAPSISITSPTVNPACLYTGSGLGISATVSAIPARKGSVSVLWTKVFGPGAVAFSSTTTPSTEVSFSTAGDYVLRLSADDGALQSFKEIMVRVLTTAITGANANDGLVLRLPFDATTGTLAADASGVTPPNSGVLTNNGATLPAWSPAGGRLGGALAFSGSGQQVVVPDSSTNLMDGLSQMSISLWLYAQGNFNIWPTVFVKLAPNLVDASYILAINGLGQMRIGLGGQVVEGAHLLSTQQWYHVAIVFDGSQATNNLKVYLNGSPEAFATVLDSGLPRLSVPRYPNAPLYIGSGAGDPGGWNGKLDEFRIYNKALTQAEVLDLYAAVPANMGPVVSVTGATAGTVGVPFALSGVVTDDGQPGPLALSWSRVSGSGDATFGDAASSSTTATISSPGLAVLRLTANDGSITSWADLMATLYDPIRLRPAVGGGEGMFRMTYEKNLSQTGTPFTVEASTNLVSWFPEDASEVVLSTSNMVQTIEIRVNVTNEPIKFFRMLYTYP, from the coding sequence ATGAAGATCATCAAGTATTGTGTTTTAGGTGCTACATGGCTCGCGTTGTTTGGGGCTGTTAGTCCGGCGGATGCCGCTTATCAGATGCCGGTTACGTTTACTGGCTATACAAACCGCACGGAAGCACTCACCAACTTTCCCGTGTTGGTGGTGCTGAGCAATAATGTCGGGAATAGCGGGTTCAACTTTAGCGCCATGCCATTCCTCTCTACTAATGGCTGGGATCTGCGGTTCAAGGAAAATCTCGCCGACACAGGCTCGTTGAATTACGAGATTGAATCATTCACCGCGGGGAGTGTCGCGTATGTATGGGTCCAGGTTCCTGTTATTCCGACCAATGGGACGGGTTCTCTCTGGGTGACCTGGGGCAACTCATCCAATTCCAGTCAATTGGCCTGCACGACGAATGGTGCGGTGTGGGGGAGCCGTTATGCCGCCGTGTGGCATTTGCCGGATAGCGCGACCTTGACGGCCAATGATGCCACAACCAATAACAATAAGTGTACTCCTTATGGCGGAGTTTCGGCCACGGTCGGGGTGGTGGCCGGGGGTGCATCGTTTAACGGATCCAGTGGGTACATGCGGACCGATGCCAATATCTTGCTCTCATCGGTTCAGAAACTGACGGTTTCGCTTTGGCTGAAACAGACGGTTTATGATGGCAATTGGGGTGTGTTGGCCGAATTATCGCCTAACTGCAACTCTTTTCCAGATGGGTCTTTTTGGATTATTCCTTCAGGCGGATCCGACTTTGAAATTAACCCCTATGGCCCTGGGCCAACGTATAACCAGACCGGATTTACCCAGCCATCGGCTGCAGCATGGCATTATTATACCTTTGTATTGGATCGCGCTTCCACCACGCCGCAGGTCAGGGCAATTTACGTGGATGGAGTTTCGCAATTGTTGACGACCATAAACAGCACTCTCGCGGCAGGCACATATTTCAAGGATGAAATCCTCTATTTTATGAGTCGTGGCGGATCATCCCTCTTTAATGGGGGGCAACTCGATGAGATCCGATTCCAGAAGGAAGTTGTTTCCTCCAACTGGGTCTGGGCCTGTTACCAGACCATGGCATCGAATGGTTCGTTTAATGCCTATGGAGCTGCAGAAGACACTAATCTGACCGCCCCCGGGATATCGATGCAACCTGCCGATCAATATGTTCCGGTTGGCCAAGCGGCGACATTTTCCGCCATGGCCTCGGGTGCCCGGCCATTAAGCTATCAATGGCGGGTCAATGGGGTAGGTCGATCCGGCGCAACCAATGCCAGTTACACCACGCCAGCTGTGTCTGCGGGGGATGCGGGTACTGGTTTTGATGTCATGGTAGCCAATTCATTGGGTTCCGTGACCAGTTCGGTGGCAACCTTGTACTTGAATCAATTGCCTTCGGTAAGCCTGACTAATCCGGTGGCGGGTACCGCATTCCGGACAACCGATGAAATCACGCTGATGGCAACGGCGGAGGATCCGGATGGTAGTGTGACTAATGTGGCCTTTTATGCCGGAGCGACCAAGCTGGCGGATGACACGGTAGCCCCGTTTACCTATACATGGGCTGGCATGGGCGCTGGCAGTTATGCGCTCACGGCGATTGCCACGGATAACCACGGGAAGACGGCGACGTCCGGTATGGCGACGGTGACGGTAAGGGTGGTCAGTTCCTATACGGGGTTCAATTCGGCACGCAGCGGAACAGCGGAGGTGATTCCCCTGGAGGCGACGGTAGTGGAGGTTCCCCCGCAGATCAGCATCAAAACCTATGTTGGGGGTGTTTTCGATATCTATCGCAAAGACTATACCAATACCAGTTGGGGGACCGCCTTGGCGACCAATGTGGCCCTGACGGCGGGCGCGGTTTGGGTCGATAGCACCGTGGTTACCGAAGTGCTGTATGAGTACAAGTGGGTCAATACCACGGGCAGCACCTACAACACCATCAAACCCACCGGCTATATCCTGAGCGGCATCCGGGTTGATCAGACCCAACCCAAAGGCCGGCTGGCCCTGGTAGTGGCTACGGATGTGCCCGTGGCACTACCGGCGGAGTATGCGCAATTCAAGAATGACCTTCGTGCTGACGGTTGGATGGTCCACGAAATCCCTGTGGCCCGTGCCGCCGGATATAATGTAACCGGGTCGAACTTCCTTTCCACATTATCCATCGCGCCGGGGGCCACGTCGTACTATAACGGTGACGCTGTCACGATAACGAATGCCTCTGGCTCCATGGTGCCGGGCACCGTTGTCGCCGATGCCAGTCATGTTCTGACGGGGTTGACATTGGGCTATGGGGGTAGTGGCTTTACAGTGGGGGAATCCTTAGCGATCCTTACTCCGGTGCGACTTGAGATTGTTTCCGGAGGTGCAGGTTATGCCCAATGGAGCTCAGTTTCCATTGTTACCAGCGCGGGCAATAGCGGTAACTGGGTTTCGGCTGTGGATAGCAATGGAGTCGTGACGTCGATCAACGTAACCGTATGGGCTGGAATCAATATCAACAGCAGGTTGCTGAGGACTTATGCCAACGGTGAAGTGGTGACCAATATCACCACTACCGGGGGCGGAACCGGTTTGACTCTGCGTGTGGTCTACGGCAGTGGTACGCCGGTTACAGTGGCGAGTGTGGGCACAGGAACACCCCCGGACAATCTTGCCATTCGCAGTCAGATCCAAGCCCTTTATAACGCTTATCCCGGTGAACTCAAGAACGTGATCCTTTTAGGCAAAGTGCCGGTAACGCGGAGCGGACTCTATGATATTTATGGTGCGGATGGGCACGGCAATGAGTGTGCCTATGGAACGGATGCCTTTTATGCCGATATGGACGGGACTTGGTCTGATACGAATAATAACTACACGACCCAAACGGGGGGCGACCAGCTAAACGGACCTCGCGATGGGAAATTCGATCAACGGAAGATTTTTGAGACCGGGCCCGGAGGCACGAACGGCGCCGTGGAACTGGGGTTTGGCCGGATCGATTTGACTGCGGGAATTGTCAATGATGTCGAGGCACTTCGAAACTACTTCAACAAGTTACACCGGTACAAGGTTGCCAGTGCCGATTTCCGGCCTGGTCGCTATGTGTGTGATCGGATGTTTTATCCGAATGTGAGTGAGACGGCGTGCATGTCGATGCCCGCCGTAGTGGGGATGACAAATATCGAGGCAATCACGTCGGCATCGCTCCCCGTTTCCGATGGGGATGCGGACCAACTCTACAGTGCCATCAATGGACCTTATCTTTTCTACTTCAAGGGAAGTGGTGCGCCGGGGTACGGTGAGGGGGGGAAAGCCGTTTTCTGGACAGGTATGCAGAGTGGTTGGGGGTATTGGTACGAAGCTGTTTGGCTTTCTTCAGGCGGGAACGCCATGCAACTGCGGTTGAGTGAAGAGAGCTACACACTCAGTTTTACCTGGTCCATATGGGGATTGCGCTACATCTATCACCGCATGGCGATGGGGTTTGATGCCGGCGACATGATGCGGCAAAGCATCAATAACAATGGCTGGTCGACCAGTGGCACCTATTCCTACAAGTATGACAATGTAAGTAACGGTGACTTCCATGGATCCCTTTACATGGACCACATGGGGGATCCCACCCTGCGGCTCTATATGTTTTCCCCGCCCTCGAAACTGGCTGTGGTGAAGAGCACGGATCACCCTGCGTTAGCGTGGACCGCCTCTCCCGAAACGGGGGTGGCAGGGTATCATGTGTACCGGAGTCCGGGCGGAACCGGTACCTACCAGCGCTTGACCTCCACTCCGCTGGCTGCGCTTGCTTATGATGATTCGTCGGTGACCTCCGGACAGTACACCTACATGGTTCGTGCCGTTCGTCTGGAAACCACGGGGGCGGGAACCTTCTATAATCCGAGTCTGGGGATTGAACAGGCGATTGATTTGTCAGGCGCCCCGGCGGTCGTATCCATTGTAACCACCTCACTGGTTGCGGCCGCCTGGAAAACGTCCTATAGCCAGCCGTTGGTGGCCCAGGGTGGTTATCCCTGGTTTGGGTGGACGGTGGTAGCCGGAGCCTTGCCCACCGGAATGGTTTTGACGACGGAGGGGGTGATTTCCGGTGCTCCCGCAGTGGCCGGAGAGTTCGCGTTTACAGTGCGTGCCACCGACCGTGTGGGCACTTTTGCTGAGCAAGCCTTGAATCTTGAGGTTGGCTTCAATGACGCGAACGTCCTTTATCCTGAAGCCACTACTTACACAGCCAGTTCTGTGCCAACCTTAAACTTCGGTGTATCCGAAACGACCGTGATCCTTGGGAATCAAGGAGCCTATGGCGCCTTGGTGGAAACGTATCACCGTTACAATTTGTCCGGGCTTAATGTGCATAATGGGTTCGTCAAGGCGACGCTTCAGTTGTATGTGACGTCTGAGACCTTGCCGGGTACCCACTCCCTGGTCGAGAGCCATCTGGTGGACGACACGTTGGACGGGTGGGGCGAGACGACGATGGTCTATACCAATCGGCCAACACTCTATAATCCAACAACATCCACACTCTGGGCGGCGAGTGAACCGGTTGCCGGCTCGGTGCTGGAGTTGGATGTAACGCCGTATGTGGCGGAAACCCTGGCAAATGATCCTGCAAAACTGATGAGCTTGCACGTGTTTACCAAGACGCCGCGCGGGGTCTCATTCGGTTCCCGGCGCAGCTATGGTTTGGCCAAGCCGCGTCTTGTTTTGGAAACATCGGATGCGCCCTCCATCTCCATTACATCACCCACCGTAAATCCGGCTTGCCTGTACACCGGATCCGGTCTTGGAATCAGTGCGACGGTGTCAGCAATTCCCGCCCGTAAGGGGTCAGTTTCCGTCTTATGGACGAAGGTGTTTGGACCGGGTGCCGTGGCCTTCTCAAGTACGACAACCCCGTCGACGGAGGTCTCCTTTTCCACTGCAGGGGATTATGTCCTTCGTCTTTCGGCGGATGATGGGGCCTTGCAGTCCTTCAAGGAGATCATGGTTCGTGTACTCACCACCGCGATAACGGGCGCCAATGCCAATGATGGTCTAGTCCTGAGATTGCCGTTCGACGCCACTACCGGAACCCTTGCGGCAGATGCCTCCGGGGTGACGCCTCCGAATTCCGGGGTTCTGACCAATAATGGAGCGACCTTGCCGGCCTGGAGCCCGGCGGGTGGGCGACTCGGAGGCGCTCTGGCGTTTAGTGGATCCGGTCAGCAGGTGGTGGTGCCGGACTCTTCGACTAATCTGATGGACGGCCTGTCGCAAATGTCGATTTCACTATGGCTATATGCCCAGGGCAATTTTAATATCTGGCCCACGGTTTTTGTGAAGCTTGCCCCCAACTTGGTTGACGCTTCATACATTTTAGCGATTAACGGGTTAGGACAGATGCGCATCGGGCTTGGGGGGCAGGTCGTGGAAGGCGCACATCTTCTCTCCACGCAGCAGTGGTATCATGTGGCCATTGTCTTTGATGGCTCCCAGGCGACTAATAACTTGAAAGTTTACCTCAATGGAAGTCCGGAGGCGTTTGCAACCGTGTTGGATAGTGGACTGCCGCGACTGTCCGTACCGCGCTATCCCAATGCACCCCTTTATATCGGTTCAGGGGCGGGTGATCCGGGAGGGTGGAACGGGAAGCTGGATGAATTCCGGATCTATAACAAGGCGCTTACCCAGGCCGAGGTATTGGATTTATATGCAGCGGTCCCCGCGAATATGGGGCCGGTGGTCTCAGTGACAGGGGCCACGGCAGGAACAGTGGGTGTTCCTTTCGCCTTGAGCGGAGTGGTGACGGATGATGGACAACCGGGGCCGCTGGCCTTGAGTTGGAGCAGGGTGAGTGGGAGTGGAGATGCGACTTTTGGTGATGCTGCGTCATCCTCGACCACGGCGACCATTTCATCCCCGGGTCTGGCGGTCCTGCGTTTGACGGCCAATGATGGCTCCATTACCAGTTGGGCCGATCTGATGGCTACTTTATATGATCCGATTCGCCTCAGGCCCGCTGTCGGAGGGGGGGAGGGTATGTTCCGCATGACCTATGAAAAGAATTTGAGTCAAACGGGTACCCCGTTCACCGTGGAGGCTTCGACTAACCTGGTATCGTGGTTTCCTGAGGACGCTTCGGAAGTCGTTCTCTCAACCAGTAACATGGTACAAACCATTGAAATCCGGGTGAATGTGACCAATGAGCCAATAAAGTTTTTCAGGATGCTTTACACATACCCGTGA
- a CDS encoding LacI family DNA-binding transcriptional regulator, producing the protein MSNQRKIAKLMGVTQATVSLALRDSREVSAELRTKIKQKASQLGYRQNDYMNNLMKRVRSGRKLTSIGTIALLVDWPSEMDWYRTSECFRLYHPAVKQRALELGFKVETFYLKAPGMDSAKIDRILYSRGIQGILLVMQYGEEGAAKLDMKWDRYVCLITGMGFLKQDFDRVCADHVQNMIYAVEALKARGYERIGLIMEPGFAVERSRGAKYGIGYVGYQMSLPASARIPIYDERLGDRSPILFLKWYRRWQPEVILTMAIHDDEKWLREVGLRVPEDVALACVDRPSGSHFAGIEELHSEMGKISVEQLIAKIGRSEFGEPAHPIQILTDGHWVDGETVPNLVKP; encoded by the coding sequence ATGTCAAATCAACGAAAAATTGCGAAACTGATGGGGGTTACTCAAGCCACTGTTTCATTGGCGCTGAGGGATAGTCGTGAAGTGTCGGCGGAATTGCGCACGAAAATTAAGCAAAAAGCCAGCCAGCTCGGCTACCGTCAGAACGACTACATGAACAACCTGATGAAGCGGGTACGTTCGGGCCGTAAATTGACCAGTATCGGGACGATCGCCCTGTTGGTGGATTGGCCGTCTGAAATGGACTGGTACCGGACCAGTGAGTGTTTCCGGCTCTATCATCCGGCGGTGAAACAGAGGGCGCTTGAATTGGGTTTCAAGGTTGAAACATTCTATCTGAAGGCGCCGGGAATGGATTCTGCGAAAATCGATCGCATCCTTTATTCGCGCGGCATCCAGGGCATCCTGTTGGTGATGCAATATGGCGAAGAGGGGGCTGCCAAGCTTGATATGAAGTGGGATCGCTATGTTTGCCTGATAACCGGGATGGGGTTTTTGAAGCAGGATTTCGACCGGGTTTGTGCAGATCATGTCCAGAATATGATCTATGCGGTTGAGGCATTGAAGGCGCGTGGGTATGAACGGATCGGTTTGATCATGGAGCCGGGGTTTGCCGTGGAAAGATCACGGGGGGCCAAGTATGGCATTGGGTATGTGGGGTACCAGATGAGTTTGCCGGCATCCGCACGTATTCCCATATATGACGAAAGACTCGGCGATAGGTCCCCAATATTGTTTCTCAAATGGTATCGGCGCTGGCAGCCTGAGGTGATCCTCACCATGGCGATCCATGATGACGAGAAATGGTTGCGTGAAGTCGGACTCAGGGTCCCCGAAGATGTTGCCCTGGCTTGCGTAGATCGACCGTCCGGATCCCATTTTGCCGGGATCGAGGAGTTGCATTCAGAAATGGGTAAAATTTCGGTGGAGCAGTTGATTGCCAAGATTGGCCGGAGTGAATTCGGCGAACCTGCCCATCCCATCCAAATATTGACCGATGGCCACTGGGTAGACGGGGAGACGGTTCCGAACCTGGTGAAGCCGTGA
- a CDS encoding iron-containing alcohol dehydrogenase gives MNNFSYYNPVKIVFGSGSIAGLAELLPDDTRIMLLYGGGSIKTNGVYDKVKSALCGKNWCEFSGIEPNPLHETCMRAIDMARNAKIGFLLAVGGGSVLDASKYIAAGCEYRGDPWDILAKGGEVKSALPIGCVLTLPATGSEVNEASVISRASSRQKLFFSSPMVFPRFSILDPETTYSLPLRQTVNGIVDAFIHVTEQYVAPPCNAPLQARQAEAVLLTLLEEAPKVLVNPSSYDGRANIMWAASHALNRVIGCGVPQDWMSHLIGHELTAFYGIDHAQSLAIVLPSLWRQTKSEKQVKLAQLARRVYGVGDVATDMAAADLAIIKTERFFHSLGMKTRLSDYGIDADDAAQRVSERMKTRDILLGDAPLASVVIAEILRQAK, from the coding sequence ATGAACAATTTCAGTTATTACAATCCTGTGAAGATCGTATTTGGCAGCGGGTCTATTGCTGGATTAGCGGAATTATTGCCTGACGATACCAGGATAATGTTGTTGTATGGCGGGGGCTCCATCAAGACCAATGGAGTTTACGACAAGGTGAAAAGTGCCCTGTGTGGAAAAAACTGGTGCGAATTTAGTGGTATTGAGCCCAATCCGTTACATGAGACCTGTATGCGGGCCATCGACATGGCCCGTAATGCAAAAATTGGATTTTTGCTGGCAGTCGGTGGCGGCTCCGTGTTGGATGCGTCAAAATACATTGCGGCTGGTTGTGAATATCGTGGTGATCCCTGGGATATATTGGCCAAGGGGGGTGAGGTGAAATCGGCTTTACCGATCGGCTGTGTGCTCACCTTGCCGGCGACCGGTTCGGAAGTGAATGAGGCATCGGTGATTTCGAGGGCCTCCTCCCGTCAAAAACTCTTTTTTTCTTCCCCAATGGTTTTTCCCCGGTTTTCCATTCTGGATCCGGAGACGACCTATTCGCTCCCTCTGAGGCAGACCGTCAATGGGATTGTGGACGCCTTCATCCATGTCACGGAGCAGTATGTGGCGCCCCCGTGCAATGCCCCGCTTCAGGCGCGCCAAGCGGAAGCGGTATTGTTGACTCTTCTGGAGGAGGCCCCCAAGGTTCTCGTCAACCCTTCCAGCTATGATGGTCGGGCGAATATCATGTGGGCGGCCTCCCATGCGTTGAACAGGGTGATCGGATGCGGGGTACCCCAGGACTGGATGTCACACCTCATCGGTCATGAATTAACGGCCTTCTACGGGATCGATCATGCCCAGTCACTGGCCATCGTGTTGCCGTCCCTCTGGCGACAGACAAAATCCGAAAAGCAGGTGAAACTGGCACAGTTGGCGCGCCGGGTTTATGGAGTGGGTGATGTGGCGACTGATATGGCGGCCGCGGATCTTGCTATCATTAAAACAGAACGATTCTTCCATTCCCTGGGAATGAAAACTCGGCTTTCTGACTACGGGATTGATGCCGATGATGCCGCGCAACGTGTGTCTGAACGGATGAAGACGCGTGACATTCTCCTTGGGGATGCCCCGCTGGCATCCGTGGTAATTGCTGAAATCCTGCGCCAGGCAAAATAA
- a CDS encoding carbohydrate-binding family 9-like protein, translating to MNIIPFLQASVVLAATLVATPVLQAADDLVPRRTASTLAAPLLRAAPQIDGDLGDAAWKQAQPLRDFAFGKGVRFQTEGWVARDATNLYFAARCYDDNLKALVTANEGMALWKNDCIELFIVPRKEELFTGHFVVSCEGKIAFKAWAKDEWGEPTAGRRLPIACVAGREKDAWTVEVAIPLAIFGDALDLGRPWALGFNREKQNTPIEVSSFQGSFNTPTEYPDLAFDGRSVLVDGLGLRNIGNAPQQVQVTIQSRSEGAAVGKPMALTLPAGERVALPWQAQTAGMKAGEVFTVRTVESGGRLLVAEEYKLVEPTCPPPVIDPASVPPPRFVKTVLDDPNFFPISVWLQPAGVATMFKAMGVNTFVGGCDSYPSPRGKDFFDLLHAQGLVGLAVFNAENLAARLQDHPAFIGWMEGDEPDLSSPATGQVTRSPEEVLAIFKEARTVDPGHRFYVNLSQAVGQENFVGSAATPEQLPIYARYCDILSFDVYPCNSVQPNGPDRMYLVAKGIDRSRRWSAPGTPVWTWIEVNQIQGLGRAPTPDEVKTQIWMALVHGATGYGFFCHSWSAAFFKEHMGIESGFSQTAISKPMIAALTTINAEVKALAAVLNSPTIAGGTQVSVTQGSRVDAITKAKDGSIYVFAVNMYRKPEAATLTVKGAADGVAEVLYENRTVAVKGGVIVDAFAPYAVHRYKLTAMGVK from the coding sequence GTGAACATCATTCCGTTCCTTCAGGCGTCAGTCGTTCTTGCTGCTACCCTGGTAGCCACTCCCGTGCTTCAGGCGGCGGATGATCTTGTCCCGCGCCGTACCGCCAGCACCCTGGCCGCACCTTTGCTAAGGGCAGCTCCGCAGATTGACGGCGACCTCGGCGATGCCGCCTGGAAACAGGCGCAACCCTTGCGTGACTTTGCCTTTGGCAAAGGGGTGCGTTTCCAGACCGAGGGTTGGGTCGCACGTGATGCGACGAACCTCTACTTCGCCGCGCGCTGCTATGATGACAATCTCAAGGCGCTGGTGACGGCCAACGAAGGAATGGCCCTTTGGAAAAACGATTGCATTGAGCTTTTCATCGTTCCCCGCAAGGAGGAGCTCTTCACCGGGCACTTCGTGGTGAGTTGCGAGGGCAAGATTGCCTTCAAGGCATGGGCCAAGGATGAATGGGGCGAACCGACTGCCGGTCGCAGGCTTCCTATTGCCTGTGTCGCCGGGCGGGAGAAGGATGCCTGGACGGTGGAGGTTGCCATTCCCCTGGCTATTTTCGGTGACGCCCTTGACCTTGGGCGTCCCTGGGCCCTTGGCTTTAACCGTGAGAAACAAAACACGCCGATCGAGGTCAGTTCGTTCCAGGGTTCGTTCAATACCCCGACCGAGTATCCGGATCTGGCCTTTGACGGGCGGAGTGTGCTGGTGGACGGGCTTGGGCTACGCAACATCGGCAACGCCCCGCAACAGGTGCAGGTGACGATCCAGTCCCGGAGCGAAGGCGCGGCTGTGGGCAAGCCCATGGCGCTTACCCTTCCCGCTGGCGAGCGGGTCGCACTCCCATGGCAGGCGCAGACCGCTGGCATGAAGGCCGGCGAGGTCTTCACGGTCCGCACCGTGGAGAGCGGTGGCAGGCTACTGGTCGCCGAGGAATACAAATTGGTCGAGCCGACCTGTCCGCCGCCGGTGATCGACCCCGCCAGTGTTCCGCCGCCCCGTTTCGTCAAGACCGTCCTTGACGATCCTAACTTCTTTCCAATCTCGGTATGGCTGCAACCTGCCGGCGTGGCTACGATGTTCAAGGCCATGGGCGTGAATACCTTTGTCGGTGGGTGCGATTCCTACCCGTCCCCCCGGGGCAAGGATTTCTTCGACCTGCTTCACGCCCAGGGACTGGTTGGTCTGGCTGTCTTTAACGCAGAGAACCTTGCCGCACGGCTACAGGACCATCCGGCTTTCATCGGCTGGATGGAAGGCGATGAGCCGGATCTCTCGAGCCCCGCGACTGGTCAGGTCACTCGCTCCCCTGAGGAGGTTCTGGCGATCTTCAAGGAGGCCCGCACTGTGGATCCGGGCCACCGTTTCTATGTCAACCTCAGTCAGGCCGTGGGCCAGGAAAATTTCGTGGGAAGCGCCGCCACTCCCGAGCAGTTGCCTATCTACGCGAGATACTGCGATATCCTCAGCTTTGATGTCTACCCCTGCAATAGTGTCCAGCCCAACGGTCCCGACCGCATGTACCTGGTCGCCAAGGGGATCGACCGTTCCCGGCGCTGGAGCGCTCCCGGCACCCCGGTGTGGACCTGGATCGAGGTAAACCAGATCCAGGGATTGGGGCGTGCCCCGACACCGGACGAGGTTAAAACCCAAATCTGGATGGCTTTGGTTCACGGTGCTACTGGCTACGGCTTCTTCTGTCACTCCTGGAGCGCGGCGTTCTTCAAGGAGCATATGGGGATCGAGAGCGGTTTCTCACAGACCGCCATCTCTAAACCCATGATCGCGGCCCTTACCACCATCAACGCCGAGGTAAAGGCCTTGGCGGCTGTGCTCAATAGTCCGACCATCGCCGGCGGCACCCAGGTTTCGGTTACCCAGGGGAGCCGGGTGGATGCCATCACCAAGGCCAAGGATGGCTCCATCTATGTTTTTGCAGTGAACATGTACCGTAAGCCGGAGGCGGCGACCCTCACGGTCAAAGGCGCGGCGGACGGCGTGGCGGAAGTTCTCTATGAAAACCGCACCGTGGCGGTCAAGGGCGGCGTGATCGTGGACGCCTTCGCACCCTACGCCGTGCATCGCTACAAACTTACGGCTATGGGCGTGAAATAA